One Eurosta solidaginis isolate ZX-2024a chromosome 5, ASM4086904v1, whole genome shotgun sequence DNA segment encodes these proteins:
- the LOC137251616 gene encoding UPF0235 protein C15orf40 homolog, which produces MGRSFHLFITTMSKNKKSTNIPKADQRKKEDEGPVNIDKSGNICIRILAKPGAKMNGITDIGIEGVGVQIAAPPTEGEANAELVKYLSKVLGLRKSDVTLDKGSRSRNKLIVVNKGVTTLENITTALQKECGT; this is translated from the coding sequence atggGACGTTCGTTTCATTTATTTATCACTACTatgtcgaaaaataaaaaatctacAAATATACCCAAAGCAGACCAACGCAAGAAAGAAGATGAAGGTCCAGTCAATATCGATAAAAGTGGAAATATATGCATACGGATACTGGCAAAACCTGGAGCCAAGATGAATGGAATTACAGACATTGGAATTGAAGGTGTTGGTGTGCAAATAGCAGCGCCACCTACGGAAGGAGAAGCGAATGCAGAATTAGTAAAATACTTGTCCAAAGTTTTGGGGTTGAGAAAAAGTGATGTCACATTGGATAAGGGATCACGCTCACGTAATAAACTGATTGTGGTTAATAAGGGAGTGACAACATTAGAGAACATAACTACAGCGTTACAGAAAGAGTGTGGAACGTAG